A window of Lentibacillus sp. Marseille-P4043 contains these coding sequences:
- a CDS encoding DEAD/DEAH box helicase codes for MTKINIQKDTAFIDEFQTNLDKEGQFSHWELFQMAYQAEKTTMTPSFNGLRSLDYLPHVNFLSHQVTCAEQVVKEMNGRAILADEVGLGKTIEAGLILKEYMIRGLVKKALILVPASLVNQWARELNEKFYIPAITHRKNYAWEQGNIIISSIDTAKRSPHREKILELDYDFILIDEAHKLKNHKTKNYEFVRMLKKKYCLLLTATPVQNRLVEIFNLVSILKPGHLGNYESFLEQYGKDRTKIKQDAYLKQLIQKVMVRNTREDTELSNAKRHIDTIWIDFNQEEKEFYQELASVPFTSSFSRITLLREICSSREACYLSLKKMGNDEHTTNLFQELAGKIEQLPHHSKAEKVVELIKQHPDEKMIIFTEYRATQLYLQWYLQQSNITSVPFRGGFKPSKKDWMRKLFQDHAQVLIATEAGGEGINLQFCNYMINYDLPWNPMRLEQRIGRIHRYGQEKDVHIYNFAIRETVEEHIMNLLYEKINLFESVIGQLDTILAELNITDIESEIQTIFSESASTGEAKIKLNNLSSVIQSKNEVTSEEQQYGN; via the coding sequence ATGACAAAGATTAACATACAAAAAGATACTGCATTTATCGATGAATTTCAGACAAATCTTGATAAGGAAGGCCAGTTCTCCCATTGGGAATTATTTCAAATGGCCTATCAAGCAGAAAAGACAACGATGACACCATCCTTTAACGGATTACGTTCGTTAGACTATCTTCCACATGTGAACTTTTTATCGCATCAAGTTACATGTGCAGAACAAGTGGTTAAAGAAATGAATGGCCGCGCAATTTTAGCAGATGAAGTTGGGTTAGGTAAAACAATTGAGGCTGGTTTAATTTTAAAAGAATACATGATCCGTGGTTTAGTAAAAAAAGCACTAATCTTAGTTCCGGCATCATTAGTAAATCAGTGGGCAAGAGAATTAAACGAAAAGTTTTATATACCTGCGATAACCCACCGAAAGAATTATGCCTGGGAGCAAGGCAACATCATCATTTCTTCCATTGATACAGCAAAACGTTCCCCACACAGGGAAAAGATTTTGGAATTGGATTATGATTTTATTTTAATTGATGAGGCACATAAACTAAAAAATCATAAAACGAAGAACTATGAATTTGTCCGGATGTTAAAAAAGAAATATTGTTTACTCTTGACAGCAACGCCAGTACAAAATCGTTTGGTTGAAATTTTTAATTTAGTATCGATACTCAAGCCTGGTCATTTAGGAAATTATGAATCATTCCTGGAACAGTACGGGAAAGATCGAACAAAAATCAAGCAGGATGCATATTTAAAACAGTTGATTCAAAAGGTAATGGTACGAAATACACGCGAAGATACCGAATTAAGCAATGCAAAACGACACATTGATACCATTTGGATTGATTTTAATCAGGAAGAAAAAGAATTTTATCAAGAACTAGCTAGTGTACCTTTTACATCATCCTTCTCTCGAATAACGCTATTACGGGAAATATGCTCATCACGTGAAGCGTGTTACTTATCACTTAAAAAAATGGGAAATGATGAGCATACAACAAACTTATTCCAAGAACTGGCGGGAAAAATCGAGCAATTACCACATCACTCGAAAGCGGAAAAGGTAGTTGAATTAATTAAACAACATCCGGATGAAAAGATGATTATTTTCACGGAATATCGTGCAACACAACTTTACTTACAATGGTATCTACAACAAAGCAATATAACATCTGTCCCATTTCGTGGTGGCTTTAAACCAAGTAAAAAGGACTGGATGCGTAAACTTTTCCAGGACCATGCACAAGTGTTAATCGCAACAGAAGCTGGTGGCGAAGGGATTAACCTACAGTTCTGTAATTATATGATTAACTATGATCTGCCATGGAATCCAATGCGGCTTGAACAGCGAATTGGTCGTATTCATCGGTATGGCCAAGAAAAAGACGTGCATATCTATAATTTCGCTATCCGGGAGACGGTTGAAGAACACATTATGAATTTATTATATGAAAAAATAAATTTATTCGAATCAGTTATCGGTCAGTTAGATACCATTTTAGCAGAATTGAATATCACGGACATTGAATCAGAAATCCAAACGATCTTCTCTGAATCAGCATCAACAGGAGAAGCAAAAATAAAGCTGAATAACTTATCCTCCGTGATTCAATCAAAAAATGAAGTGACAAGTGAGGAACAACAATATGGCAATTAA
- the gcvT gene encoding glycine cleavage system aminomethyltransferase GcvT, with the protein MSDLKRTPLYPEYEKHGAKTVDFGGWDLPVQFTGIKQEHHTTRTKAGLFDVSHMGEIVVKGEKSLPFLQKIMTNDVAKLQPKRAQYTFMCYEDGGTVDDLIVYMLEENHYLLVVNAANTEKDYDWLVRNNSEGATISNVSENYVQLALQGPLAEEILQSLTETDLSEIKFFRFENPVYFSTISAGAIVSRTGYTGEDGFEIYINAENGQALWQLLLEAGKDKGLEPIGLGARDTLRFEANLALYGQELSKDITPLEAGMSFAVKVKKDAAFIGKDALLKQKEAGVPRKLVGIEMIDKGIPRHGYEVFADDQEIGFITSGTQSPTLQKNVGLALVQSEFAQVGTEVVVQVRKRQLKAIVVETPFYKRSK; encoded by the coding sequence GTGAGTGATTTAAAACGTACCCCTTTATATCCAGAATATGAAAAACACGGGGCAAAAACAGTTGATTTTGGCGGATGGGACTTGCCGGTGCAATTTACAGGCATTAAACAAGAACATCATACAACAAGAACGAAGGCAGGTTTATTTGATGTTTCGCATATGGGTGAGATTGTCGTAAAAGGCGAAAAAAGTTTACCTTTTTTACAGAAGATTATGACTAACGATGTTGCGAAACTGCAACCAAAACGCGCTCAATATACGTTCATGTGCTATGAAGATGGTGGAACGGTAGACGATTTAATTGTATACATGCTTGAAGAGAACCATTATTTGCTCGTTGTTAATGCTGCGAATACGGAGAAAGATTATGACTGGCTTGTGCGAAATAATTCTGAGGGTGCGACAATATCTAATGTGTCTGAAAATTATGTTCAGTTAGCGCTTCAAGGACCATTGGCTGAGGAAATATTGCAGTCGTTAACTGAAACCGACTTAAGCGAGATTAAATTTTTCCGCTTTGAAAATCCAGTTTACTTTTCAACAATTTCAGCCGGGGCAATTGTTTCTAGAACAGGGTACACTGGTGAAGATGGATTCGAGATCTATATCAATGCAGAGAATGGCCAGGCATTATGGCAGCTTTTATTGGAAGCGGGTAAAGATAAGGGACTTGAACCGATTGGACTTGGTGCAAGAGACACATTACGCTTTGAAGCCAATTTAGCTTTATATGGCCAAGAGTTATCCAAAGATATTACACCACTGGAAGCAGGGATGTCATTTGCGGTTAAAGTAAAAAAAGATGCTGCTTTTATTGGGAAGGATGCCCTATTAAAGCAAAAAGAAGCTGGGGTACCAAGGAAACTGGTTGGAATCGAAATGATTGATAAAGGAATTCCACGTCACGGGTATGAAGTATTCGCTGATGATCAGGAAATTGGTTTCATTACTTCTGGAACACAGTCACCAACTTTACAAAAAAACGTTGGGTTAGCACTTGTACAATCGGAGTTTGCCCAAGTTGGTACAGAGGTTGTGGTGCAAGTCCGGAAACGGCAGTTAAAAGCAATTGTTGTCGAGACACCATTTTACAAACGTTCAAAATAG
- the gcvPA gene encoding aminomethyl-transferring glycine dehydrogenase subunit GcvPA, which translates to MEFRYLPMTKTDKQEMLQTVGVETTDDLFADIPSDVRFQGELNLKKSTSEVQLKKELVNLANKNANLTEYCSFLGAGVYDHFIPSVVDHVISRSEFYTAYTPYQPEISQGELQAIFEFQTMISELTGMPVANSSMYDGGTALAEAVNLSAATTKKKKILVSKAIHPESRAVIATYAKGPNLEIVEIEQENGQTNLKQLADELDENTASVVMQYPNFYGQIEPLHEVNKLIEQQKKTMFVVSSNPLALGYLTPPGSFGADIVVGDTQVFGIPAQFGGPHCGYFATTQKLMRKVPGRLVGQTTDEDGKRGFVLTLQAREQHIRRDKATSNICSNQALNALASSVAMSSIGKHGIKKMAMLNMQKARYMKQKLTEAGIEVTTTGAFFNELVIKLPGSVSDYNAQLLTKGFIGGYDLAQADPELEGHMLLAVTEIRTKEEIDTFVKELGDIHG; encoded by the coding sequence ATGGAATTTCGTTATTTACCAATGACAAAAACAGATAAACAAGAAATGTTGCAAACGGTAGGCGTAGAAACGACGGATGATTTATTTGCTGATATTCCATCTGATGTTCGTTTTCAGGGAGAGCTAAATCTCAAAAAATCAACAAGTGAAGTGCAATTAAAAAAAGAACTCGTAAATCTTGCAAATAAAAATGCTAATTTAACAGAGTATTGCTCTTTCCTTGGAGCAGGTGTTTATGATCATTTTATTCCATCTGTTGTGGATCATGTTATTTCTCGGTCAGAGTTTTATACGGCATATACACCATATCAACCAGAAATTTCCCAAGGCGAATTGCAGGCAATATTTGAATTCCAAACGATGATTAGTGAACTTACCGGAATGCCTGTAGCAAATTCATCCATGTATGACGGTGGAACGGCACTTGCTGAGGCTGTAAATTTAAGTGCGGCTACAACGAAAAAGAAAAAAATTCTCGTTTCAAAGGCAATACATCCTGAATCAAGGGCGGTTATTGCGACATACGCTAAAGGACCAAACCTGGAAATTGTTGAGATTGAACAAGAAAATGGCCAGACTAATTTAAAGCAATTGGCTGACGAACTAGATGAGAATACGGCGAGTGTTGTCATGCAGTATCCAAACTTTTATGGTCAAATAGAGCCGTTACATGAAGTGAACAAGTTAATCGAGCAACAAAAAAAGACAATGTTTGTCGTATCAAGCAATCCATTGGCATTGGGTTATTTAACACCTCCTGGTTCGTTTGGTGCTGATATTGTTGTTGGTGATACACAAGTGTTTGGAATCCCAGCACAATTCGGTGGACCACATTGCGGGTACTTTGCAACGACACAGAAATTGATGCGTAAAGTTCCTGGCCGATTGGTTGGGCAAACTACCGATGAAGATGGAAAACGAGGATTTGTACTAACCTTGCAGGCGCGCGAACAGCATATTAGACGGGATAAGGCAACTTCCAATATTTGTTCCAATCAAGCATTGAATGCGCTAGCAAGCTCTGTTGCGATGAGCTCAATCGGAAAACACGGCATTAAGAAAATGGCAATGCTAAATATGCAAAAAGCACGTTACATGAAACAGAAATTAACAGAAGCAGGGATAGAAGTGACAACAACTGGGGCCTTTTTTAATGAGCTCGTTATAAAGCTTCCGGGATCTGTGTCTGATTATAATGCACAACTTTTAACAAAAGGCTTTATTGGTGGCTATGATTTAGCACAGGCTGATCCAGAACTAGAAGGGCATATGCTGCTAGCAGTAACTGAAATTCGTACAAAAGAAGAAATTGATACTTTTGTAAAAGAATTGGGGGATATCCATGGCTGA
- the gcvPB gene encoding aminomethyl-transferring glycine dehydrogenase subunit GcvPB — MAEFDFPLIFERGKEGRTSYSLPELDVPESDLENELDAVFIRETAPELPEVSELEIMRHYTGLSRRNYGVDSGFYPLGSCTMKYNPKINEDVARLPGFSHIHPLQDPSSVQGAMEMMYDLQTSLKEITGMNEVSLQPAAGAQGEWTGLMMIRAFHEANGDTNRTKVIVPDSAHGTNPASASVAGFDAVTVKSNEKGLVDLEDLKRVVGDDTAALMLTNPNTLGLFETEIVEMAEIVHGAGGKLYYDGANLNAIMGYARPGDMGFDVVHLNLHKTFTGPHGGGGPGSGPVGVTEEFTPFLPKPLLVKQDDGYVFDYNRPQSIGRVKPYYGNFGINLRAYTYIRTMGGEGLKKVSEYAVLNANYMMRKLEAEYVLPYPQHCKHEFVLSGKKQKKLGVRTLDIAKRLLDYGYHPPTIYFPLNVEEAMMVEPTETESKETLDGFIDTMLAISDETKNDPETVQEAPHTTIVKRMDETTAARKPILRYFK, encoded by the coding sequence ATGGCTGAGTTTGATTTTCCGTTAATTTTTGAACGTGGTAAAGAGGGTAGAACGAGTTATAGTTTACCAGAATTAGATGTTCCAGAATCAGATTTAGAAAATGAATTAGACGCTGTTTTTATTCGAGAGACAGCACCTGAATTACCTGAAGTAAGTGAATTGGAAATTATGCGTCATTATACAGGATTATCACGTCGCAACTATGGCGTAGATTCCGGCTTTTATCCATTAGGTTCTTGTACAATGAAATATAATCCAAAAATTAATGAAGATGTTGCACGACTACCTGGATTTAGTCATATTCATCCACTTCAAGACCCTAGCAGTGTTCAAGGTGCTATGGAAATGATGTACGATTTACAAACATCGTTAAAAGAAATTACTGGTATGAATGAAGTCTCTCTTCAACCTGCCGCGGGTGCACAAGGTGAATGGACCGGGTTAATGATGATTCGTGCCTTTCATGAGGCAAATGGGGATACGAATCGTACAAAAGTAATTGTTCCCGATTCTGCACATGGCACAAATCCAGCGTCTGCTTCGGTTGCGGGATTTGATGCAGTTACAGTTAAATCAAATGAAAAAGGCTTAGTGGATTTAGAAGATTTAAAGCGTGTTGTTGGCGATGATACAGCTGCATTAATGTTAACAAATCCAAATACATTGGGTCTATTTGAAACAGAAATAGTAGAGATGGCAGAAATTGTTCATGGTGCTGGTGGGAAATTGTATTATGACGGCGCTAATTTAAATGCAATTATGGGGTATGCACGCCCCGGTGATATGGGATTTGATGTTGTGCATTTAAATTTACACAAAACCTTCACAGGTCCACATGGTGGTGGTGGTCCTGGATCAGGTCCAGTTGGTGTGACCGAAGAATTCACACCATTTTTACCAAAACCATTGCTAGTGAAGCAAGATGATGGGTATGTATTTGATTATAATCGCCCACAATCAATCGGTCGAGTTAAACCTTATTACGGTAACTTTGGCATAAACTTACGTGCCTATACGTATATCCGGACAATGGGTGGAGAAGGTCTGAAAAAAGTAAGTGAATATGCAGTATTAAACGCAAATTACATGATGCGTAAATTAGAAGCGGAATATGTTTTACCATATCCGCAACATTGTAAGCATGAATTTGTTTTATCAGGGAAAAAACAGAAAAAACTAGGTGTTCGTACACTGGATATTGCGAAACGTCTACTTGACTATGGTTATCATCCACCAACCATTTATTTCCCATTAAATGTGGAAGAGGCAATGATGGTGGAACCGACAGAAACAGAATCAAAAGAGACCTTGGATGGTTTCATTGACACGATGCTCGCGATTTCTGATGAGACAAAAAATGATCCTGAAACCGTTCAGGAAGCACCACATACAACAATTGTGAAGCGGATGGATGAAACTACCGCTGCAAGGAAGCCGATCTTACGTTATTTTAAATAA
- a CDS encoding rhodanese-like domain-containing protein, which yields MEIIIIVLVIIIGFGLFRYFRQRAYLKILTEDQFREGYRKAQLIDVREPQEFKKGHILGARNIPLTQMKQRLVELRKDKPVYLYCQSGSRSARAAQLLQKKGYQDLNQLKGGFKKWTGKVKI from the coding sequence ATGGAAATCATCATCATTGTACTTGTTATTATTATCGGATTTGGTTTATTCCGCTACTTTAGACAACGTGCTTATTTAAAAATCTTAACCGAAGATCAATTTCGCGAGGGATATCGAAAAGCCCAATTAATCGACGTTAGAGAGCCTCAGGAATTTAAAAAAGGTCATATTCTCGGCGCTAGAAATATACCACTGACTCAAATGAAACAGCGTCTTGTTGAGTTGAGAAAGGACAAGCCTGTCTATCTCTATTGTCAAAGTGGCTCAAGATCAGCACGCGCTGCCCAGCTGCTGCAAAAAAAAGGGTACCAGGATTTAAACCAGCTTAAAGGCGGATTTAAAAAATGGACAGGAAAAGTCAAAATATAA
- a CDS encoding HNH endonuclease, whose product MKEKNFVPENNLAWQGGDIDYYGPNWRSQRKKARIRDNFTCQDCGLTEKEYGKELSVHHIIPFREFKGDWEEANRLSNLVCLCEHPCHRNRHKNNMVDDIV is encoded by the coding sequence ATGAAAGAAAAAAATTTTGTTCCCGAAAATAACCTAGCTTGGCAAGGTGGAGATATAGATTATTATGGACCTAACTGGCGATCTCAAAGAAAGAAAGCCAGAATAAGAGATAATTTCACTTGTCAAGATTGTGGATTAACTGAAAAGGAATATGGAAAAGAACTATCCGTTCATCATATCATTCCTTTTAGAGAGTTTAAGGGAGACTGGGAAGAAGCAAATAGATTATCAAATTTGGTGTGTTTATGTGAACACCCATGCCACCGCAATAGACACAAAAATAACATGGTTGATGATATAGTCTGA
- the mntR gene encoding transcriptional regulator MntR encodes MPTPSMEDYIEQIYNLIESKGYARVSDIAEALQVHPSSVTKMVQKLDKDEYLNYEKYRGFVLTAKGKKIGERLVFRHELLEQFLEIIGVEHENIYEDVEGIEHHLSWNSIDRIGDLVQYFKADEARVDKLRETHSEVE; translated from the coding sequence ATGCCAACTCCAAGTATGGAGGATTACATAGAACAAATTTATAATCTAATTGAATCAAAGGGCTATGCTCGTGTATCTGATATTGCAGAAGCATTGCAGGTTCATCCATCTTCGGTCACAAAAATGGTGCAGAAATTGGATAAAGATGAATACTTAAATTATGAGAAATATCGCGGTTTTGTATTAACAGCAAAGGGCAAAAAAATTGGCGAGCGTTTAGTTTTCCGTCATGAATTGTTGGAACAATTTCTTGAGATTATTGGTGTCGAACATGAAAATATTTATGAAGATGTGGAAGGAATTGAACATCATCTAAGCTGGAACTCGATTGATCGGATCGGTGATTTGGTCCAATACTTTAAAGCAGACGAAGCCCGGGTAGATAAATTGCGAGAAACACACAGTGAAGTGGAATAG
- a CDS encoding patatin-like phospholipase family protein, producing the protein MKIDVVFSGGGVKAYAFLGALTSIEEHKHELERVAGTSAGAIVAAFLAAGYRLGEIEQLMNELDLKKFLDQPAISNYIPFSKWLFFYFQMGLYKGDKLENWLYECLAEKDVYTFNDVKPGYLKVVVSDLSLGKLVVIPDDIERIYGINPKHFPVAKAIRMSAGFPYFFMPKKLPGKTKDKSIIVDGGLLSNFPLWIFENGDTIKKRPVLGVKLSANIKDYQPRKIRNAFDMFHALFSTMKQAHDSRYISKSQKNNIIFIPVENVETTNFSISEQTKTNLIEAGKNRAEKFLRNWPK; encoded by the coding sequence ATGAAAATTGATGTTGTTTTTTCTGGTGGTGGGGTGAAGGCATATGCATTTTTAGGTGCACTTACGAGTATTGAAGAACATAAGCATGAATTGGAACGTGTTGCAGGGACGTCAGCCGGTGCAATTGTTGCGGCATTTTTAGCGGCTGGGTATCGTTTGGGCGAAATTGAACAATTAATGAATGAATTGGATTTAAAAAAATTTCTCGACCAACCAGCGATTAGTAACTATATCCCATTTAGCAAATGGTTATTTTTTTATTTTCAAATGGGACTTTATAAAGGGGATAAATTGGAAAATTGGCTTTATGAATGTCTTGCTGAAAAAGACGTTTATACATTTAATGATGTAAAGCCAGGGTATTTGAAGGTTGTTGTTAGTGACTTATCGCTTGGTAAACTTGTTGTGATACCAGATGATATAGAGCGTATTTATGGAATCAATCCGAAGCATTTTCCTGTGGCAAAAGCAATCCGAATGAGTGCAGGATTTCCGTATTTTTTCATGCCGAAAAAGTTGCCAGGTAAAACGAAGGATAAGAGCATAATCGTTGATGGGGGCTTATTAAGTAATTTTCCTTTATGGATTTTTGAAAATGGGGATACCATCAAAAAACGCCCGGTATTGGGAGTGAAACTAAGTGCAAATATAAAAGATTATCAACCGCGTAAAATTAGAAACGCTTTTGATATGTTCCATGCGCTCTTTTCCACGATGAAACAGGCGCATGATTCCCGCTACATTTCCAAATCGCAAAAGAATAATATTATTTTTATTCCGGTTGAAAATGTCGAGACAACAAATTTTTCAATTAGTGAACAGACAAAAACGAATTTAATTGAGGCAGGTAAAAATAGAGCGGAAAAGTTTTTACGAAATTGGCCAAAATAA